Proteins encoded by one window of Lactobacillus sp. ESL0684:
- a CDS encoding transcriptional regulator produces MTDNKHNFEELTAPAATAKQLQISVATLRKYSLIVERITGKSDYYVRNKQKARLYSKQDVQDLDDFHQLAKNNGLTLEEAARQIFAVSDEPKTPARKAEAGQEDLVSSPEIVKVLDTLQQTISQQNAAIKDLQTQLSRIEEQNQDLLAKQKQLPEPDQTVDDFAGLPDISGIVTDEEDAVPTKTEEPEDRPLTIEEKRQQVKQDQTKSSAQLHEEILAKAKENAEKQEANSHRTLSDMQLEPKKEHWWQRFINI; encoded by the coding sequence ATGACAGATAATAAGCATAATTTTGAAGAGCTAACCGCACCGGCTGCTACGGCTAAGCAATTGCAAATCAGTGTCGCAACGCTACGTAAGTATTCACTGATTGTTGAGCGAATTACGGGTAAATCCGATTATTACGTTAGAAATAAGCAAAAGGCACGTTTATATAGTAAGCAAGATGTGCAAGACTTAGATGATTTTCATCAATTGGCCAAGAATAATGGGTTAACATTGGAAGAAGCAGCCCGGCAAATCTTTGCGGTAAGCGATGAACCTAAGACACCAGCGCGTAAGGCTGAAGCTGGTCAAGAAGATTTAGTTTCTTCTCCTGAAATAGTTAAAGTACTTGATACTCTGCAGCAAACAATTAGTCAGCAGAATGCGGCAATTAAAGACTTACAGACGCAGCTTAGTCGGATTGAAGAACAAAATCAGGATTTACTTGCTAAGCAGAAACAATTACCTGAGCCTGACCAAACAGTTGATGACTTTGCTGGATTACCTGATATTTCAGGAATTGTGACTGATGAAGAAGATGCCGTTCCAACGAAAACAGAAGAGCCAGAAGACCGTCCATTAACTATTGAAGAAAAACGGCAACAGGTTAAGCAAGATCAAACTAAGTCGAGTGCGCAATTGCACGAGGAGATCTTGGCTAAAGCCAAGGAAAATGCTGAAAAACAAGAGGCAAATTCCCATCGTACATTATCAGATATGCAATTGGAGCCAAAAAAAGAGCATTGGTGGCAACGATTTATTAATATATAA
- a CDS encoding DASS family sodium-coupled anion symporter: MKNLAKINYSKFILPLVAGLAIWFTTAIRPAGVSVQAWQMLAIFVATILGCITQPLPIAGVTLIGFTLTICLGLVPLADKVVDGKVIAKGAVDAFSNSSVWLIAMAFMISRGIVKTGLGRRIALYFIKWFGKKSLGLGYAIGAIDLIISPATPSNGARAGGVVYPLIQSLADTFDSKPNDPSRKKMGAYLTFTEFQVNIITSSLFMTACAPNLIAVAMAGKAGVTLSWMNWLLASIVPAAICLAVIPFFVYKMYPPEIKETPNAKEWADSQLAEMGKFSLPEKMMSLIFAITLILWMLSSTLNIDATLIAFISVSLLLFTGILTPNDLLHETGAWNILIWMSVLIFMAEKLTQFGFIGWISSSISAGLKGVNWLLVLIILALVLFYTHYLFASATAHNSAMYLPLLTVAIAAGAPKMMAAQFLAFFSAIMGSTTHYSSPAASVLAASGYVKQNEWWKMSFVFGIFYILVYGVIGLGWMKIIGMW, translated from the coding sequence ATGAAAAATCTAGCGAAAATAAACTATTCTAAATTTATTTTGCCATTAGTGGCAGGATTAGCAATTTGGTTTACCACGGCAATTCGCCCAGCGGGAGTGAGTGTTCAGGCCTGGCAAATGTTAGCCATTTTCGTGGCGACTATTTTAGGTTGTATCACGCAGCCACTACCAATTGCAGGAGTGACGCTGATCGGTTTCACCTTGACTATTTGTCTAGGACTGGTTCCTTTAGCTGATAAAGTAGTCGATGGTAAGGTAATTGCCAAGGGTGCAGTCGATGCTTTTAGTAATTCGTCTGTTTGGCTGATTGCCATGGCTTTTATGATCTCACGTGGGATTGTGAAGACGGGATTAGGCCGTAGAATTGCCTTGTATTTTATTAAGTGGTTTGGTAAAAAATCACTTGGTCTAGGCTATGCCATTGGGGCAATTGATTTGATTATTTCACCTGCTACACCATCAAATGGTGCACGGGCTGGTGGGGTGGTTTACCCATTAATTCAATCACTTGCAGATACGTTTGATTCTAAGCCTAACGATCCATCAAGAAAAAAGATGGGTGCATATTTAACCTTTACGGAATTTCAAGTTAATATTATTACTTCATCGTTATTTATGACGGCCTGTGCACCGAATCTAATTGCGGTAGCGATGGCTGGTAAAGCTGGCGTAACTTTGAGCTGGATGAATTGGCTTTTAGCCAGTATTGTGCCAGCGGCAATTTGTTTAGCAGTAATTCCATTTTTTGTTTATAAAATGTATCCGCCAGAAATTAAGGAAACGCCAAATGCCAAAGAGTGGGCTGATAGCCAATTAGCTGAGATGGGTAAATTTAGTTTGCCAGAAAAAATGATGAGTCTAATCTTCGCGATTACTTTGATTTTATGGATGCTATCGAGTACTTTAAATATTGATGCAACTTTGATTGCCTTTATTTCCGTTTCATTATTGTTATTTACTGGCATTTTGACGCCAAATGATTTGTTGCACGAAACAGGTGCTTGGAACATTTTGATCTGGATGTCTGTCTTAATCTTTATGGCGGAAAAGCTAACCCAATTTGGCTTTATCGGTTGGATTTCCAGCAGTATTTCGGCTGGTTTAAAGGGTGTAAATTGGCTCTTAGTGTTAATTATTTTAGCGTTAGTTCTCTTTTACACACACTATTTATTTGCTAGTGCAACTGCACACAACTCAGCAATGTATCTGCCACTATTAACTGTAGCAATTGCTGCAGGCGCTCCAAAGATGATGGCTGCTCAATTTTTAGCTTTCTTTTCTGCAATCATGGGGTCAACAACTCACTATTCGAGTCCGGCAGCTTCGGTCTTAGCGGCTTCGGGCTATGTTAAACAAAATGAATGGTGGAAGATGAGCTTTGTTTTCGGAATTTTCTATATTCTAGTCTACGGAGTAATTGGCTTAGGCTGGATGAAGATTATTGGTATGTGGTAA
- a CDS encoding alpha/beta hydrolase → MKIADVTLTNFNGRKFKIHTYTLAKIGELRTPKHPLAIVIPGGSFDHLSKREGEPIALAFNNCGFNSVVMEYNLVQDEGEIYPDAALDVLATVQYYREHAQEYQIDPDKIVTIGFSAGGHVASIANYLATSVKYQTEYDFEQAEVLPNKTILGYPLIDIEKIGFKVPEDEESMVPEDRYLKDSSLGVTRETPATFIFHAWDDPMVLVTNTLEYIAALHEHQVPCEVHLFNQGGHGFSLARGDMVTKGREWQENPHAAHWFELAQEWLASEWGQ, encoded by the coding sequence ATGAAAATTGCAGATGTAACTTTAACTAATTTTAATGGACGTAAGTTTAAGATTCATACGTATACTTTGGCTAAAATCGGTGAGTTGCGAACACCTAAACATCCACTCGCAATTGTAATTCCTGGTGGTAGCTTTGATCATTTATCCAAGCGTGAAGGTGAGCCAATTGCCTTAGCTTTTAATAATTGCGGTTTTAATAGTGTCGTCATGGAGTATAACTTGGTGCAAGATGAAGGTGAGATTTATCCTGATGCGGCGCTCGATGTTTTGGCAACTGTGCAATATTATCGTGAGCATGCACAAGAATATCAAATTGATCCTGATAAGATTGTAACGATTGGTTTTTCTGCAGGTGGGCATGTTGCCAGTATTGCTAACTATTTAGCTACTTCGGTAAAATACCAAACGGAATATGATTTTGAGCAAGCTGAGGTTCTGCCAAATAAGACGATCTTAGGTTATCCCTTAATTGATATTGAAAAGATTGGCTTTAAGGTACCAGAAGATGAAGAATCGATGGTACCAGAAGATCGGTATCTCAAAGATAGTTCGTTAGGAGTTACACGTGAAACACCTGCAACTTTTATCTTTCATGCTTGGGATGACCCGATGGTATTAGTTACCAACACACTGGAATATATTGCTGCGTTGCATGAACATCAAGTACCTTGTGAAGTTCATTTATTTAATCAAGGTGGTCATGGCTTTTCGCTAGCTCGCGGCGATATGGTAACTAAGGGACGCGAATGGCAAGAAAATCCTCATGCGGCACATTGGTTTGAGTTAGCACAAGAATGGCTAGCAAGTGAATGGGGACAATAA
- a CDS encoding L,D-transpeptidase family protein, giving the protein MQSRKDLKKHNNRNNLYLITAGIILSLLIVFGVVLYNQHVESQKQAREFATNHFNPNVSIYGVKVGNLTINKATKKINAHANNLVLLEQGKVSIERDPSINTIDKQTVAQYFKKQHTAMPDKRNYNYRFQALAKAKQKFKNVSHAEIDYQIAGKTFKLKAQKLINQATFKNGKYSFTNVENLTAKLNQMNNSVSTLHQSYKFTVPVHKKVNGNKITVKNQSYGWGIYTKKAQSAIEQAFLDGTKTLDGKNYIYGLGYSTYGLGYGKSNHGIGDNYVVISLKKQELWIIRKGKLAVHLTDVVTGTKNGGKGNRTPVGVWYIQYKQSPATLRGNNDDGSKYSSKVQYWMPFTLSGCGLHDASWRTDWSKKAYLRGGSHGCINIKPSEIKPVWHNVIKHEAVIVYD; this is encoded by the coding sequence ATGCAATCAAGAAAAGATTTAAAAAAACACAATAATCGCAATAATCTCTATTTAATCACTGCTGGCATTATTTTAAGCTTATTAATTGTCTTCGGCGTTGTGCTATATAACCAACATGTCGAATCTCAAAAACAAGCTAGAGAATTTGCTACTAATCACTTTAATCCTAATGTTAGCATTTATGGGGTTAAAGTTGGCAATTTAACTATCAATAAGGCTACTAAAAAAATCAATGCTCATGCTAATAACTTAGTTTTATTAGAGCAAGGCAAAGTTTCAATCGAACGCGATCCAAGTATTAATACAATTGATAAGCAAACAGTCGCGCAATACTTCAAAAAACAACACACTGCTATGCCTGACAAACGTAATTACAACTACCGTTTCCAAGCACTCGCTAAGGCTAAGCAAAAATTCAAGAACGTTAGTCATGCCGAAATTGATTATCAGATAGCTGGTAAAACTTTTAAACTAAAAGCACAAAAGTTAATTAATCAAGCGACCTTTAAAAATGGTAAATACAGCTTTACTAATGTTGAAAACTTAACGGCTAAGCTTAACCAAATGAATAATAGTGTTTCTACCTTACACCAAAGCTATAAATTCACGGTTCCAGTCCATAAAAAAGTTAATGGCAACAAAATTACTGTGAAAAATCAAAGCTATGGTTGGGGGATTTATACCAAAAAAGCCCAATCGGCAATCGAACAAGCTTTTTTAGACGGTACTAAGACACTTGATGGTAAAAACTATATTTACGGTTTAGGATACAGCACCTATGGACTAGGATATGGCAAAAGTAATCATGGCATTGGCGACAATTACGTCGTGATTTCACTTAAAAAACAAGAACTATGGATTATCCGCAAGGGTAAACTAGCTGTTCACTTAACTGATGTCGTCACAGGCACCAAGAATGGCGGCAAAGGAAACCGCACGCCTGTAGGTGTCTGGTACATTCAATATAAACAGTCTCCAGCTACCTTACGAGGTAATAATGATGATGGTTCAAAATATTCATCCAAAGTGCAATATTGGATGCCGTTTACACTCAGTGGTTGTGGTCTTCACGATGCTAGTTGGCGCACTGACTGGAGCAAGAAAGCATATCTGCGCGGTGGCTCACACGGCTGCATCAATATCAAACCTAGTGAAATCAAACCTGTTTGGCATAATGTAATCAAGCATGAAGCTGTAATTGTTTACGATTAA
- a CDS encoding aggregation promoting factor surface protein, whose product MKKLRKSKSLILKILSALMLACSLIAVCEVTNHNPSTQTVQAAKLSKRERNAKNWIAQRESGGNYHARNGACYGKFQLNIGYLHGDYSKKNQNKTADRYVKNRYGSWVNAKKFWQSHHWY is encoded by the coding sequence ATGAAGAAATTGCGGAAAAGTAAAAGTTTAATTTTAAAGATTCTTTCAGCGTTAATGCTAGCCTGCAGCTTAATCGCTGTCTGTGAAGTAACCAACCATAATCCAAGTACCCAAACAGTTCAAGCTGCTAAGTTATCTAAGCGTGAACGCAACGCCAAGAACTGGATTGCACAACGCGAATCTGGTGGTAACTATCACGCACGTAATGGTGCTTGTTATGGCAAGTTTCAATTAAATATTGGTTACCTTCATGGTGACTATTCTAAAAAGAATCAGAACAAAACGGCGGACAGATATGTCAAGAACCGTTATGGTTCATGGGTAAATGCCAAGAAGTTTTGGCAATCACATCATTGGTATTAA
- a CDS encoding M1 family metallopeptidase gives MAAKHFYETFQPDHYDLFIDIDREKKTITGTSTITGEAVEETIFINQKFMNIISVKEDDRELPFTVDDDKEAIVIDLGHSGQVTVAVAYSAPLTDTMMGIYPSYYMLDGVKKQIIGTQFETTSARQAFPCVDEPEAKATFTLALKYDEHPGEVTIANMPEAKVEDGVHYFAKSVRMSTYLVAFAFGELQSKLTETKDGVQVGVFATKAHQPKELDFALDIAKRSIEFYEEFYQTKYPLPHSWQLALPDFSAGAMENWGLVTYREAAILLDPDNATVAQKGYVATVIAHELAHQWFGDLVTMKWWDDLWLNESFANMMMYLSIDAIEPDWHVWDNMYQTGEVPMALNRDATDGVQSVHVEVEHPADIDSLFDSAIVYAKGSRMLVMVRKLLGDDALRAGLKYYFEQHQYGNATGDDLWNALSTATDLDIGEIMHTWLDQPGYPVVTAKVADNGHLILEQQQFFAGEGEDKGRLWAIPLNANFEAPKIMTKAEVDLGNYQKLRENAGHALRLNVGNSSHFIVNYDETLMSDIMTELNELTAVDQLQLLQDLGLLAEGKQVSYAEIVPLLPKFANSKSNIVINSLFDLARKLRKFVTPASIEEKNLKQFFNQLSHAQVARLGWESQANDSMEDLQMRPLELSAALYAENQAVIATGHQIFNDYQSKLASLDAAIRPYVLMNEVKNYARTGLVEQLIKEYQAAVDPYYKEDLLSAITSTKDEQEIDRIIADFGDADVIKPQDLRSWYYNVLAEPKGQQAAWDWLRDKWSWLEQTVGGDMSFTSYITVTARVFHTPERLAEFKAFFEPKINQPGLGREIQMDTRSIATKVDLIEHEKTAVNEAIKTNLAIED, from the coding sequence ATGGCTGCCAAACATTTTTATGAAACTTTTCAGCCTGATCATTATGATTTATTCATTGATATAGATCGGGAAAAGAAGACAATTACGGGAACATCAACCATTACTGGTGAAGCGGTTGAAGAAACGATTTTTATTAATCAAAAATTCATGAACATCATTTCAGTTAAGGAGGACGACCGTGAGCTGCCGTTTACTGTTGATGATGATAAAGAGGCGATTGTGATTGATCTTGGCCATAGTGGTCAAGTGACGGTTGCAGTTGCTTATAGCGCCCCACTAACTGATACTATGATGGGGATTTATCCATCTTATTACATGCTTGATGGTGTGAAGAAACAGATTATTGGAACCCAATTTGAAACTACGTCTGCAAGACAAGCTTTTCCTTGTGTTGACGAGCCTGAAGCAAAAGCTACTTTTACTTTGGCGTTGAAATATGATGAGCACCCTGGTGAAGTAACGATCGCCAACATGCCAGAAGCTAAGGTTGAAGATGGCGTACACTACTTTGCAAAGTCAGTTAGAATGTCAACTTATCTAGTTGCCTTTGCCTTTGGTGAATTACAATCTAAGCTCACAGAAACTAAAGATGGTGTGCAAGTTGGCGTTTTTGCGACTAAGGCACATCAGCCTAAGGAATTAGACTTTGCTTTAGATATTGCTAAACGTTCAATTGAATTTTACGAGGAATTTTACCAAACTAAATATCCATTACCACACTCATGGCAATTAGCTCTGCCAGATTTTTCTGCTGGAGCTATGGAAAATTGGGGTCTAGTCACTTATCGTGAAGCAGCTATTTTACTTGATCCAGATAACGCAACAGTTGCGCAAAAAGGCTACGTTGCTACCGTAATTGCCCATGAATTAGCACATCAATGGTTTGGTGACCTAGTAACGATGAAGTGGTGGGATGATCTGTGGCTTAATGAAAGTTTTGCCAATATGATGATGTACTTATCAATCGATGCTATCGAACCTGATTGGCACGTCTGGGATAATATGTATCAGACGGGTGAGGTTCCAATGGCTTTAAATCGGGATGCAACTGATGGCGTCCAGTCTGTCCATGTTGAAGTTGAACACCCAGCAGATATTGATTCCCTGTTTGACAGTGCGATTGTCTATGCCAAAGGTTCTAGAATGCTGGTAATGGTACGCAAACTCTTGGGCGATGATGCGTTGCGTGCTGGATTGAAATATTACTTTGAACAACATCAATATGGCAATGCTACTGGCGATGATTTGTGGAATGCATTATCAACAGCGACCGATTTAGATATTGGCGAGATTATGCATACTTGGTTAGATCAACCAGGTTATCCGGTTGTCACTGCTAAGGTGGCTGATAATGGACACTTAATTTTAGAGCAGCAACAATTTTTTGCTGGTGAAGGTGAAGACAAAGGTCGTCTTTGGGCAATCCCGCTAAATGCTAACTTTGAAGCACCAAAGATTATGACTAAAGCAGAAGTTGATTTGGGTAATTATCAAAAATTGCGTGAAAATGCAGGTCATGCATTACGCTTGAATGTTGGTAATAGCTCACACTTTATCGTTAACTATGATGAAACTTTGATGTCAGATATTATGACTGAACTGAATGAGTTAACAGCAGTTGATCAATTGCAACTATTGCAAGATTTAGGGTTGTTAGCAGAAGGCAAGCAGGTTTCTTATGCCGAAATTGTACCGTTATTGCCTAAGTTTGCTAATTCTAAATCAAATATTGTGATTAATTCCTTATTCGATTTAGCTAGAAAATTGCGTAAGTTTGTTACTCCTGCTTCGATTGAAGAAAAGAACTTAAAACAATTCTTTAATCAATTGTCGCACGCGCAAGTTGCACGGTTAGGCTGGGAGTCACAAGCTAATGATTCTATGGAAGATTTGCAAATGCGTCCACTAGAACTTTCGGCAGCTCTTTATGCTGAAAATCAAGCGGTTATTGCAACGGGTCATCAAATCTTCAACGATTACCAGTCTAAGTTAGCTAGTTTAGATGCTGCAATTCGTCCATATGTCTTGATGAATGAAGTTAAGAATTATGCTAGAACAGGCTTAGTTGAGCAGCTAATTAAGGAATATCAGGCAGCAGTTGATCCATATTATAAGGAAGACTTGTTATCAGCAATTACCAGTACCAAGGATGAGCAGGAAATTGATCGAATTATTGCTGATTTTGGAGATGCTGATGTAATTAAGCCGCAAGACTTACGCTCTTGGTATTATAATGTTTTAGCTGAGCCAAAAGGGCAGCAGGCTGCGTGGGATTGGTTACGAGATAAATGGTCTTGGCTAGAACAGACAGTTGGTGGCGATATGTCATTTACTTCGTATATTACAGTCACCGCCAGAGTTTTCCATACACCAGAACGTTTAGCTGAATTCAAGGCCTTCTTTGAACCTAAGATTAATCAACCAGGTTTAGGTCGTGAAATTCAGATGGATACTAGATCAATTGCTACCAAAGTTGATTTAATTGAACATGAAAAAACTGCGGTTAATGAAGCTATTAAAACAAATTTGGCAATCGAAGATTAA
- a CDS encoding YibE/F family protein → MSTLTALVIVLAILMTIVGGETGIRSFFSVLINTMLLILVAIMISWGISIPLLILIFVPLKLVTIIFLGTHDYQVAKNSFYVSLIVCLLVSVVILGCEWLAQAAGLGPEAGEMLVGLSQMPGLSYPLISVAVAMFSALGAVAEAAVSISSGLLEIKKHNPQISQDDLLASGSKIGNDVLGTAMNTILFGMFGSFLSLFLWYFRLHYTFGEVVNDKMFVNEALVVLYSLIGVLLTVPLSSALLTKTMVKQEVKK, encoded by the coding sequence TTGAGTACGTTAACTGCTTTAGTGATTGTTTTGGCAATTTTAATGACCATAGTTGGCGGAGAAACCGGTATTCGTAGCTTTTTTAGTGTCTTAATCAATACCATGTTACTAATCTTGGTAGCAATTATGATATCTTGGGGGATTAGCATTCCCCTCCTAATTTTGATTTTTGTACCATTAAAATTAGTTACGATTATCTTTTTGGGAACACATGATTATCAAGTTGCTAAGAACTCGTTTTATGTATCGCTGATTGTTTGTTTGCTAGTTAGCGTTGTAATTCTTGGCTGTGAGTGGCTAGCTCAAGCGGCAGGGCTGGGACCAGAAGCCGGTGAAATGTTGGTAGGCTTGTCACAGATGCCGGGATTGAGTTATCCGTTAATTTCCGTAGCCGTAGCAATGTTTTCAGCACTTGGAGCTGTAGCTGAGGCAGCTGTTTCTATAAGTTCAGGTCTATTAGAAATTAAGAAGCATAATCCTCAGATTAGTCAGGACGATTTGTTAGCTAGTGGGAGTAAAATTGGCAATGATGTGTTGGGAACAGCGATGAATACGATACTTTTTGGGATGTTTGGTAGCTTTCTTTCATTATTTCTATGGTACTTTCGGCTACATTATACTTTTGGTGAAGTGGTAAATGATAAGATGTTCGTTAATGAGGCTTTGGTAGTATTGTATTCGCTGATTGGTGTGTTATTGACAGTTCCGCTATCATCAGCCTTATTGACTAAAACGATGGTAAAACAAGAGGTGAAAAAATGA
- a CDS encoding YibE/F family protein, whose protein sequence is MKKTRRRYFLALMVAVIGLILTVCTYLATDIYNKDDVAVITDHAIKDTLVEKSTDVYGNKDETRKQILHLKVLSGKHKGEKFTTTNLYYPSQLVTQKYRAGQRIFVNIKHHDPAIQNPKRDWVLVLSLTVTVALMVVVAGRQTIGLVVSMALSWLIFYLVIILDVKLNGSYIILLFSLADIVFSFFSLLIVQGLNRKMLATWLATLLGTFVSFALCYLIMQLTGESEIKYEMGDYATQDPRGIFLAQTLLGILGAVMDEATDIVSSLSELVETKKDLTARQLINSGRTIGQEIMGPLINVLVLIFMSEALPMTIIYLRDNNSLGSTFGFTLSLGATQSVISAIGIVLTVVFATGCSLLFLEEKRRKVRDEN, encoded by the coding sequence TTGAAAAAGACTAGGCGGCGCTATTTTTTAGCACTAATGGTGGCAGTAATTGGACTTATTTTAACTGTCTGTACTTATTTAGCCACTGATATTTATAATAAGGATGATGTAGCTGTTATTACCGATCACGCTATCAAGGATACTTTGGTAGAGAAAAGTACAGATGTTTACGGTAATAAAGATGAAACTCGAAAGCAAATTCTGCACCTAAAGGTTTTATCTGGTAAACACAAGGGTGAAAAGTTTACGACGACTAATCTCTACTATCCATCACAATTGGTAACGCAAAAGTATCGCGCGGGGCAGCGAATCTTTGTTAACATCAAGCATCATGATCCCGCTATCCAAAATCCAAAGCGTGATTGGGTGTTAGTCCTGTCCTTGACCGTGACAGTTGCCCTGATGGTAGTGGTAGCGGGTCGGCAGACAATTGGCCTAGTAGTTTCGATGGCACTGAGTTGGTTGATCTTTTATTTAGTCATTATTTTAGACGTGAAGCTGAATGGGTCATACATCATTTTATTATTTAGTTTAGCCGATATTGTCTTCTCCTTCTTCAGCTTATTAATCGTGCAAGGATTAAATCGTAAAATGCTGGCAACGTGGTTGGCTACTTTATTAGGGACATTTGTTTCTTTTGCTTTATGTTACTTAATAATGCAACTAACAGGTGAGTCTGAGATTAAATATGAAATGGGCGATTACGCGACGCAAGACCCACGAGGAATTTTTCTAGCACAAACACTATTAGGAATCTTGGGTGCAGTAATGGATGAAGCAACAGACATAGTTTCCAGTTTATCTGAATTGGTTGAAACCAAAAAAGATTTAACAGCTAGACAGTTGATCAACAGTGGACGAACAATTGGCCAAGAGATTATGGGACCGCTAATTAATGTTTTGGTTTTAATTTTTATGTCAGAAGCATTACCGATGACTATTATTTATTTACGTGATAACAATAGCTTAGGGTCAACTTTTGGCTTTACCTTATCACTGGGGGCGACGCAAAGTGTAATTTCCGCAATTGGCATAGTTCTAACTGTTGTCTTTGCAACAGGCTGTAGTCTGCTGTTTTTAGAAGAAAAAAGACGCAAAGTGAGGGATGAAAATTGA